Proteins encoded by one window of Dietzia sp. B32:
- a CDS encoding ABC transporter permease produces the protein MLRFIGERALHAAVVVILATIGAFFLMEAVPGDSAASAVGPGATAEQYQAAREELGLDEPLATRFADWAGSMASADLGNSLIPPNQPVTEMIGNALPVTLQLAFLSIILSLAIAVPVAVWSAYRRGGVFDRVASVVAFAFISVPSFVAGLLLIYLLVFNHSFAQQLILGVAVVVGLVVALSPLGRRGGPGAPGVMWGRSLIAGLVVGGVLASIALLLPEFPRQGYVPLAEGLGENLRSIALPALTLALMEVAIFTRVLRTDMISTLQQDFVLSARAKGMPTGHVLVREALRPSTVSIITLAGISLGRLIGGTVVVERLFNLPGMGSMIVDAVQNDNLPVVLGGVIVIAVFYVVVNMTVDVTYALIDPRIRRG, from the coding sequence GTGCTCAGGTTCATTGGCGAACGCGCTCTGCACGCGGCCGTCGTCGTCATACTCGCCACCATCGGCGCGTTCTTCCTGATGGAGGCCGTTCCCGGGGACTCCGCGGCGTCCGCCGTGGGGCCGGGCGCGACCGCGGAGCAGTACCAGGCGGCCCGGGAGGAGCTGGGTCTCGACGAGCCACTGGCGACCCGATTCGCGGACTGGGCCGGCAGCATGGCGTCCGCGGATCTCGGCAACTCGCTGATCCCTCCCAACCAGCCGGTCACCGAGATGATCGGCAACGCCCTACCGGTCACCCTCCAGCTCGCCTTTCTGTCGATCATCCTGTCGCTGGCGATCGCGGTGCCGGTCGCGGTGTGGTCGGCCTACCGCCGCGGCGGAGTGTTCGACCGGGTCGCCTCGGTCGTCGCGTTCGCGTTCATCTCGGTCCCCAGCTTCGTGGCCGGTCTGCTGTTGATCTACCTGCTGGTGTTCAACCACTCGTTCGCGCAGCAGCTCATCCTCGGCGTCGCCGTCGTGGTCGGGCTCGTGGTGGCTCTGTCGCCGCTCGGCCGACGGGGCGGGCCCGGAGCCCCCGGGGTCATGTGGGGTCGGTCTCTCATCGCCGGTCTCGTGGTGGGCGGGGTGCTCGCGTCGATCGCGCTCCTCCTCCCCGAGTTCCCGCGCCAGGGTTACGTGCCGTTGGCCGAGGGGCTGGGGGAGAACCTGCGCAGCATCGCCCTGCCCGCGCTCACCCTCGCGCTGATGGAGGTGGCGATCTTCACCCGCGTCCTGCGAACCGACATGATCTCGACCCTGCAGCAGGACTTCGTCCTCTCGGCGCGCGCCAAGGGCATGCCCACCGGCCACGTCCTGGTCAGAGAGGCCCTGCGGCCGTCGACGGTCTCGATCATCACCCTCGCCGGCATCAGCCTCGGCCGCCTCATCGGCGGCACGGTGGTCGTCGAGCGACTGTTCAACCTGCCCGGGATGGGCAGCATGATCGTCGATGCCGTCCAGAACGACAACCTTCCCGTGGTGCTCGGCGGCGTGATCGTCATCGCCGTCTTCTACGTCGTGGTCAACATGACCGTGGACGTCACCTACGCACTCATCGACCCGAGGATCCGCCGTGGCTGA